The Streptomyces sp. DH-12 genome has a window encoding:
- a CDS encoding type I polyketide synthase produces MRDRADGTPHTNEPGEDEAQAVHDTTAPHDEDVPAVAVIGMAGRFPGADDLDAFWDNLAAGRESVRPVTDEEFLAAGGDPRDLDDPSLIRKASVVEGIDRFDSGFFGYSPAEAAVVDPQQRLLLETAYHALEDAGCLGADRTGEAFGVYAGAGDSRYYPAHVHPRFAGQPGSVALVHAATANSLGTLATRISYELGLTGPSVSLQTACSTALVAVHTACQDLLDHRCDTALAAAVSLNPSAVLGYRHVPDGPFSPDGHCRAFAADAAGTSSGDGVGAVVLKRLEDALADGDRIRAVIRGSAVNNDGRRKVGFSAPSAAGQTEVILAAQAQAEVDAGTIGLIEAHGTATRLGDPIEVSALTEAFRHSTDRTGFCALGSVKTNIGHLGAAAGIAGLIKAVLALEHRQIPPSLHFERPNPLIDFDASPFRVPTALEDWPEGEHPRRAAVSAFGIGGTNAHVVLEEAPRVAPAAPRPPEQERRVVLPLSARTAGALRGQAEALARHLERRPELRLDDVAHSLRTDRPALRHRLTVSAASRAEALDALRSAAPATPPLTGDPVRVAFLLPGGGTQYPGMGKDLYRDHAVYRDTVDECARILRPVLGTDLRTALFEEQRPDDLSAFLGLVVTEYALARTLMESGVRPDALIGHSLGEYTAACLAGVIDLADMLPLVTERIRLISSAGGATVGVAAPAEEIRPLLDADLSLAAVNGPQACTVAGHLDAVARFEAELTRRGVPFRRLRIPVAAHSHVLDPVLPAYETHLRQVTLRPPRIPYVTNVTGTWITDAQATSVRHWIDHTRDTVRFADGITALWDRLRPVLVEIGPGDTLTKLATGRLTDEAPVTVTTMRHAKAEASDEFVLAEALGRLWSAGVDSALPHVPGAPRRVPLPPYAFERRRHWIDAPGARTDPATSDDAPAAADPGLAPRPRLTTEHVPPRTDREREVTRLWEETLGIGGIGLHDNFFDLGGDSMRAVLLAGRLRQAGVLDVPAATLLAAPTVAGVLATADQPAEEAPDSTTTALGPLLPLRAEGTAAPLFCVHPGAGIAWRYTGLLPHLGGDQPVHGIQAAGLDGTRPPAPDAAAMVAHYLDLVRQVQPHGPYRLLGWSYGGFVAHAMACALQRDGEQVELLAMLDAPQPHGTAHDPEAAERQVAALLSRVAGLAVDGAPVETVLDRIDARVTADPSSVPVTRAEAAAIAAVMRNNLRIAPQFVPGVYRGDVLFFSAAEEQPTAFPADLAVLPGKADSWRPYVDGTLHDHHVPCGHYEMTEPEPIARIGEAVAKALRGLGDRASASPSP; encoded by the coding sequence ATGCGTGACCGGGCCGACGGCACACCGCACACGAACGAACCGGGAGAGGACGAGGCACAGGCCGTGCACGACACCACCGCACCCCACGACGAGGACGTCCCCGCCGTAGCCGTCATCGGCATGGCGGGCCGCTTCCCCGGCGCCGACGACCTCGACGCCTTCTGGGACAACCTCGCGGCCGGCCGGGAGTCCGTACGGCCCGTCACCGACGAGGAGTTCCTCGCCGCGGGCGGTGACCCGCGCGACCTCGACGACCCGTCACTGATCCGCAAGGCGTCCGTCGTCGAGGGCATCGACCGCTTCGACTCCGGCTTCTTCGGCTACAGCCCCGCCGAAGCCGCCGTCGTCGACCCGCAGCAGCGACTGCTGCTGGAGACGGCCTACCACGCCCTGGAGGACGCCGGCTGCCTCGGCGCCGACCGGACCGGAGAGGCGTTCGGCGTGTACGCGGGAGCGGGCGACAGCCGCTACTACCCGGCCCACGTCCACCCCCGCTTCGCCGGGCAGCCCGGCTCGGTGGCCCTCGTCCACGCGGCCACGGCCAACTCCCTCGGCACCCTCGCCACCCGCATCTCCTACGAACTCGGCCTCACCGGGCCCAGCGTGTCCCTGCAGACGGCCTGCTCCACCGCGCTGGTCGCCGTGCACACCGCCTGCCAGGACCTGCTCGACCACCGCTGCGACACCGCGCTCGCCGCCGCCGTCTCCCTCAACCCCTCCGCCGTCCTGGGCTACCGCCACGTGCCCGACGGACCCTTCTCACCCGACGGGCACTGCCGGGCCTTCGCCGCGGACGCCGCCGGCACCTCCTCCGGCGACGGTGTGGGAGCCGTCGTCCTCAAGCGGCTGGAGGACGCCCTCGCCGACGGCGACCGCATCCGCGCCGTCATCCGCGGCAGCGCCGTCAACAACGACGGCCGCCGCAAGGTCGGCTTCAGCGCCCCCAGCGCCGCCGGGCAGACCGAGGTCATCCTCGCCGCGCAGGCCCAGGCGGAGGTCGACGCCGGCACCATCGGTCTGATCGAGGCGCACGGCACCGCCACCAGACTCGGCGACCCCATCGAGGTGTCCGCCCTGACGGAGGCCTTCCGGCACAGCACGGACCGGACCGGATTCTGCGCGCTCGGCTCGGTCAAGACCAACATCGGCCACCTGGGAGCCGCCGCCGGCATCGCCGGACTCATCAAGGCCGTCCTGGCCCTGGAACACCGGCAGATCCCGCCGAGCCTGCACTTCGAGAGGCCCAACCCGCTCATCGACTTCGACGCGAGCCCCTTCCGCGTGCCCACCGCCCTGGAGGACTGGCCCGAGGGGGAGCACCCCCGCCGGGCCGCCGTCAGCGCCTTCGGCATCGGCGGCACCAACGCCCACGTCGTCCTGGAGGAGGCACCCCGCGTCGCACCCGCCGCGCCGCGCCCGCCCGAGCAGGAGCGCCGCGTGGTGCTGCCGCTGTCGGCGCGGACCGCCGGAGCCCTGCGCGGCCAGGCCGAGGCACTCGCCCGGCACCTGGAGCGCCGGCCGGAGCTGCGCCTGGACGACGTGGCCCACTCCCTGCGCACCGACCGGCCCGCGCTGCGCCACCGGCTCACCGTCTCGGCCGCCTCCCGCGCCGAGGCCCTCGACGCGCTGCGCTCCGCCGCCCCGGCCACCCCGCCGCTGACCGGCGACCCGGTCCGGGTGGCGTTCCTGCTGCCCGGCGGCGGCACCCAGTACCCCGGCATGGGCAAGGACCTGTACCGCGACCACGCCGTCTACCGCGACACCGTCGACGAGTGCGCCCGCATCCTGCGGCCCGTCCTCGGCACCGACCTGCGCACCGCCCTCTTCGAGGAGCAACGGCCCGACGACCTCTCCGCGTTCCTCGGACTCGTCGTCACCGAGTACGCCCTGGCCCGCACCCTCATGGAGTCGGGCGTGCGTCCCGACGCGCTGATCGGCCACTCGCTCGGCGAGTACACGGCCGCCTGCCTGGCCGGCGTCATCGACCTGGCGGACATGCTGCCCCTGGTCACCGAACGCATCCGGCTCATCAGCTCCGCCGGCGGAGCCACGGTCGGCGTCGCCGCCCCGGCCGAGGAGATCCGGCCCCTGCTCGACGCCGACCTGTCCCTGGCCGCCGTCAACGGCCCCCAAGCCTGCACCGTCGCCGGCCACCTCGACGCCGTCGCCCGCTTCGAGGCCGAACTCACCCGCCGCGGCGTCCCGTTCCGCCGCCTGCGCATCCCCGTCGCGGCCCACTCCCACGTCCTGGACCCCGTCCTGCCGGCCTACGAGACCCACCTGCGCCAGGTCACCCTGCGCCCGCCGCGCATCCCGTACGTCACCAACGTCACCGGCACCTGGATCACCGACGCCCAGGCCACCTCCGTGCGGCACTGGATCGACCACACCCGCGACACCGTCCGGTTCGCCGACGGCATCACCGCCCTGTGGGACCGGCTGCGCCCCGTCCTCGTGGAGATCGGGCCTGGCGACACCCTGACCAAGCTCGCCACCGGCCGGCTCACCGACGAGGCACCGGTCACGGTGACCACCATGCGGCACGCCAAGGCCGAGGCGTCCGACGAGTTCGTCCTCGCCGAGGCACTGGGACGGCTGTGGAGCGCGGGCGTGGACAGCGCGCTGCCCCACGTGCCGGGCGCGCCCCGGCGGGTGCCGCTGCCCCCGTACGCCTTCGAACGCCGGCGCCACTGGATCGACGCACCGGGCGCCCGGACGGACCCCGCCACGTCCGACGACGCCCCGGCCGCCGCGGACCCCGGCCTCGCCCCACGGCCCCGGCTGACGACCGAGCACGTACCGCCGCGCACCGACCGCGAACGCGAGGTCACCCGGCTCTGGGAGGAGACCCTCGGCATCGGCGGCATCGGCCTGCACGACAACTTCTTCGACCTCGGCGGCGACTCGATGCGCGCCGTGCTGCTGGCGGGCCGGCTGCGCCAGGCCGGTGTCCTCGACGTCCCCGCGGCGACCCTGCTGGCCGCGCCCACCGTGGCCGGGGTCCTCGCCACGGCCGACCAGCCGGCCGAGGAGGCGCCGGACAGCACCACCACCGCGCTCGGTCCCCTGCTGCCGCTGCGCGCCGAGGGCACCGCCGCGCCCCTGTTCTGCGTCCACCCCGGCGCGGGCATCGCCTGGCGCTACACGGGCCTGCTGCCCCACCTGGGCGGTGACCAGCCCGTCCACGGCATCCAGGCGGCCGGCCTCGACGGCACCCGGCCGCCCGCCCCGGACGCCGCCGCCATGGTCGCCCACTACCTCGACCTGGTACGCCAGGTGCAACCCCACGGCCCCTACCGGCTGCTGGGCTGGTCCTACGGCGGATTCGTCGCCCACGCCATGGCCTGCGCCCTCCAGCGCGACGGGGAGCAGGTCGAACTCCTCGCCATGCTCGACGCCCCCCAGCCGCACGGCACCGCCCACGACCCCGAGGCGGCCGAACGCCAGGTCGCGGCCCTGCTGTCCAGGGTGGCCGGGCTCGCGGTCGACGGGGCGCCCGTGGAGACCGTCCTGGACCGGATCGACGCCCGGGTCACGGCCGATCCGTCGAGCGTCCCCGTGACCCGCGCCGAGGCCGCCGCCATCGCCGCCGTCATGCGCAACAACCTGCGCATCGCGCCCCAGTTCGTCCCGGGCGTCTACCGCGGCGACGTGCTGTTCTTCAGCGCCGCCGAGGAGCAGCCCACCGCCTTCCCGGCGGACCTGGCGGTGCTGCCGGGCAAGGCCGACAGCTGGCGGCCCTACGTGGACGGAACGCTCCACGACCACCACGTGCCCTGCGGCCACTACGAGATGACCGAACCCGAACCGATCGCCCGTATCGGCGAAGCGGTCGCCAAGGCCCTGCGCGGCCTCGGCGACCGGGCCTCCGCCTCCCCTTCCCCCTGA